In Bradyrhizobium guangxiense, the following are encoded in one genomic region:
- a CDS encoding outer membrane protein produces the protein MKSILLGAAALLALAAPAAAADMQPRTYTKAPAYTPPQVIYNWTGFYIGGHVGGAFAGDSSFQSSDARFLGGVQGGFDYQFAPNWVVGIEAQYSWLPTNNNGVTFPLGTQVTSNTDQLGSVTGRIGYTWGPTLLYAKGGYAWRNGGLGVNVAGVPQTFTATGNNKDGYTVGAGLEYMFAPNWSAKAEYQYYNFGSTTFTSGPADIVGVRGREDEHTVKVGVNYRFGWGGPAASRY, from the coding sequence ATGAAATCGATTTTGCTGGGTGCGGCCGCTCTGCTCGCGCTGGCCGCGCCGGCTGCAGCGGCGGACATGCAGCCGCGCACCTACACCAAGGCTCCGGCCTATACGCCGCCGCAGGTGATCTACAATTGGACCGGTTTCTACATCGGCGGCCATGTCGGCGGCGCGTTTGCCGGCGACAGCAGCTTCCAGTCCAGCGACGCCCGCTTCCTGGGCGGCGTGCAGGGCGGCTTCGACTACCAGTTCGCACCGAATTGGGTGGTGGGTATCGAAGCCCAGTATTCCTGGCTGCCCACCAACAACAACGGTGTCACGTTCCCGCTGGGCACGCAGGTGACCTCCAACACCGACCAGCTCGGGTCGGTGACCGGTCGCATCGGCTACACCTGGGGTCCGACGCTGCTCTACGCCAAGGGCGGTTACGCCTGGCGTAATGGCGGCCTGGGCGTCAATGTCGCCGGCGTGCCGCAGACCTTCACCGCCACCGGCAACAACAAGGATGGCTACACCGTCGGCGCCGGCCTTGAATACATGTTCGCGCCGAACTGGTCGGCCAAGGCCGAGTACCAGTACTACAATTTCGGCAGCACCACCTTCACCTCCGGTCCGGCCGACATCGTCGGCGTCCGCGGCCGGGAGGACGAGCATACCGTCAAGG
- a CDS encoding His-rich protein BRANT — MLKTISAALLAASVIAAPAFAAETGKTTTTAPVIKADQSQTKSSTTAVKPDAGVKADAKTPEAKPADVKADAKVDGKSKAMNANAAVTPDEHKTVRTHRHHNKHLSAKKSQKAQPDLTKPATTEKRS, encoded by the coding sequence ATGCTGAAGACCATTTCCGCAGCCTTGCTCGCAGCTTCCGTCATCGCAGCTCCGGCTTTCGCTGCCGAGACCGGCAAGACCACCACGACCGCGCCGGTGATCAAGGCGGACCAGAGCCAGACCAAGTCCTCGACCACCGCCGTGAAACCGGACGCCGGCGTCAAGGCCGACGCCAAGACTCCCGAAGCCAAGCCTGCTGACGTCAAGGCGGATGCCAAGGTGGATGGCAAGTCGAAAGCGATGAATGCCAACGCGGCCGTGACGCCGGACGAGCACAAGACGGTACGCACGCATCGCCATCACAACAAGCATCTTTCGGCCAAGAAGTCGCAGAAGGCGCAGCCGGACCTGACCAAGCCGGCAACCACCGAGAAGCGCAGCTAA
- a CDS encoding tetratricopeptide repeat protein, which produces MRKLSMLVLPGLVAMSLAAAPVLSSAYAAGSDEPSSPPKSDSSSKKGKKKSSSVSDPKFLAAYRTAYTAIYDKQDYTGAIDQLKSLKRDDVADVANLIGYSYRKLGDYQSSKAYYELALKDDPNHVRTWQYYGLWQLEQGNREQAQYHLGKIAALAGTDSSEYRSLAAALDKPTGATLVY; this is translated from the coding sequence ATGCGCAAACTCTCAATGCTTGTCTTGCCGGGACTGGTCGCCATGTCGCTGGCGGCCGCACCGGTGCTGTCCAGCGCCTATGCTGCCGGCAGTGACGAGCCCTCGTCGCCGCCGAAGTCGGACTCTTCGTCCAAGAAGGGCAAGAAGAAGAGCTCTTCCGTCAGCGACCCCAAATTCCTCGCCGCCTATCGCACCGCCTACACTGCGATCTACGACAAGCAGGACTACACCGGTGCGATCGATCAGTTGAAGTCGCTGAAGCGCGACGATGTCGCCGACGTCGCCAATCTGATCGGCTACTCCTATCGCAAGCTCGGCGACTACCAGTCGTCGAAGGCCTATTACGAGCTCGCGCTGAAGGACGATCCGAACCACGTCCGCACCTGGCAGTATTACGGCCTCTGGCAGCTCGAGCAGGGCAACCGCGAACAGGCACAGTATCATCTGGGCAAGATCGCCGCGCTCGCCGGCACCGACAGCTCCGAGTATCGCTCGCTCGCCGCAGCGCTCGACAAGCCGACCGGCGCGACGCTCGTCTACTGA
- a CDS encoding serine hydrolase domain-containing protein: MDEWLRSAIDYIGPWIEFQLTTIQQPGVIVAFAHRGEIVAEHAFGLANLDTGEKLTPRHRCRIASHSKSFTSAGIMKLREQHKIRLDDTVGQYVGGLHPRVAETTIAQALSHSAGLTRDGADSGQFIDRRPYLNAKELLAELKLPTAIEPGTRFKYSNHGFGLLGLVIEAVAKEPYSVWIKREIIEPAGLRETEPDAPLRKGAPFARGHTRKVPLGERCVIPGDNPTNAMAAATGFAASAADTARFFAQLAPNAKQSLLSAASRREMTRHHWRIPQSFEGYYGLGIGAGKLDGWDWFGHGGHFQGYISRTCVIPDCELAISIISNSIDGGAPFWMDGALQILRVFKSRGAADRRLRDWTGRWWTIWGATDLVPAGNRVLVANPQFINPFMDAAEIEVTGRDTGRLAWAAGYSSHGEPVRRIRDKRGKVSDIWIAGANVKPERVVAKEIARRYPPRKRRPTP; encoded by the coding sequence ATGGATGAATGGCTGCGATCCGCGATCGACTACATCGGCCCCTGGATCGAATTCCAACTGACGACAATCCAGCAGCCAGGCGTCATCGTTGCGTTCGCCCATCGCGGCGAGATCGTCGCCGAGCATGCGTTCGGCCTCGCCAATCTCGACACCGGCGAGAAGCTCACCCCGCGCCACCGCTGCCGGATCGCCTCCCATTCCAAGAGCTTCACCTCGGCCGGCATCATGAAGCTGCGCGAGCAGCACAAGATCCGGCTCGACGACACGGTCGGCCAATATGTCGGCGGCCTGCATCCGCGCGTCGCCGAGACCACGATCGCACAGGCACTGTCGCACAGCGCTGGCCTGACCCGCGACGGCGCCGATTCCGGCCAGTTCATCGACCGCCGTCCCTATCTCAACGCGAAGGAGCTGCTGGCAGAATTGAAGCTGCCGACCGCGATCGAGCCCGGCACCCGCTTCAAATATTCCAATCACGGCTTTGGCCTGCTCGGCCTCGTGATCGAGGCGGTTGCGAAGGAGCCCTACTCGGTCTGGATCAAGCGCGAAATCATCGAGCCCGCAGGGCTTCGCGAAACCGAGCCGGACGCGCCACTTCGCAAAGGCGCGCCGTTCGCGCGCGGCCATACGCGCAAAGTGCCGCTGGGCGAGCGTTGCGTGATCCCCGGCGACAATCCCACCAACGCAATGGCAGCAGCCACGGGCTTCGCCGCCAGTGCGGCCGACACCGCCCGCTTCTTCGCGCAGCTCGCACCCAATGCGAAGCAGAGCCTGCTGTCGGCCGCAAGTCGTCGCGAGATGACGCGCCACCATTGGCGCATCCCGCAGAGCTTCGAGGGCTATTACGGCTTGGGTATCGGCGCCGGCAAGCTGGACGGTTGGGACTGGTTCGGTCATGGCGGCCACTTCCAGGGCTATATCTCGAGGACCTGCGTCATCCCGGACTGCGAGCTCGCGATCAGCATCATCAGCAACTCCATCGACGGTGGGGCACCGTTCTGGATGGACGGCGCGCTGCAGATCCTGCGCGTGTTCAAGTCCCGCGGCGCGGCCGACCGTCGCCTACGCGACTGGACTGGCCGCTGGTGGACGATCTGGGGCGCGACTGACCTCGTCCCCGCGGGCAACCGCGTGCTCGTCGCCAATCCGCAATTCATCAATCCGTTCATGGATGCCGCCGAGATCGAGGTCACCGGCCGCGACACCGGCAGGCTGGCCTGGGCTGCAGGCTATTCCAGCCACGGCGAGCCGGTGCGCCGCATCCGCGACAAGCGCGGCAAGGTCAGCGACATCTGGATCGCAGGCGCCAATGTGAAGCCGGAGCGCGTCGTGGCGAAGGAAATTGCGCGACGCTATCCACCGCGCAAACGGCGCCCTACTCCCTAA